TTTGACGAATTATCAAATAGAGTCATAGGCTGTGTAATGGAGGTGCATCGGAATTTAGGGCCTGGCCTATTAGAATCCGCTTATGAGCAAGGTCTCGCAAGAGAATTCTCATTGGCCGATGTTAATTTTGAGATTCAAAAATCCATACCCGTATCCTATAAAGGCATTCAATTGGATTGCGGATACCGGCTGGATTTGTTTGTTGAGAACAGGTTAATTC
This genomic window from bacterium contains:
- a CDS encoding GxxExxY protein, giving the protein MEFDELSNRVIGCVMEVHRNLGPGLLESAYEQGLAREFSLADVNFEIQKSIPVSYKGIQLDCGYRLDLFVENRLI